A region of the Haematobia irritans isolate KBUSLIRL chromosome 5, ASM5000362v1, whole genome shotgun sequence genome:
ttttaactaaatcttctatagaaataaaattttgacaaaattttctaatatttctaaataaaattttgacaaaatttcctatagaaataaattttgacaaaattttctaatatttctaaataaaattttgacaaaatttatttctataggaaattttgtcaaaattttatttagaaatattagaaaattttgtcaaaaaaattttgactaaatcttctatagaaataaaattttgacaaaattttctatagaaataaaattttctatagaaataaaattttgacaaaattttctatagaaataaaattttgacaatattttctacagaaataaaattttgagaaaattttctatagcaataacattttgaaaaaatattctatagaaataaaattttgacaaaattttctatagaaataaaattttgacattttttttagaaagaaaattttgacaaaactttctatagaaataaaattttgacaaaattttctatagaaataaaattgtgacaaacttttgtatggaaataaaagtttgacaaaattctctatagaaataaaattttgacaaaatgttctatagaattaaatttttcacaaaattttctatagaaataaaattttgacaaaattttctatagcaataacattttgacaaaatattctatagaaataaaattttgacaaaatattctatagaaataaaattttgacaaaattttctatagaaataaaattttgacaaaattttctatagaaataaaattttgacaaaattttctatagaaataaaattttgacaaaatttcctatagaaataaaattttgataaaattttctatagaaataaaattttgacaaaatttcctatagaaataaaattttgacaaaattttctatagaaataaaattttgacaaaattttctatagaaataaaattttgacaaaattttctatagaaataaaattttgacaaaattttctatagaaataaaattttgacaaaattttctataaaaataaaattttgacaaaatttgggtatttttaatttggtagatgtgtggtaaaattttggtatattatttttggcacgagtggcaaccgtaagTGGGATGACACACATAACCCAACCGTGAAGAAATGGGTATTTTAGCGAGCTAATTTGAACTTAGTTCCAGcctttaagctgagtactatgttcgttttcaagctgaaaaccagcttattttcacggttactcttTTTAGTCAATTAATTTCcaaatattaaatggttcgcaatcaatacattggatcttttccatccttaatttgaagagacttgataaaaatgttatcgccttcatataacatatatttttacacttttaacttagtgttttggtgaaaaactcgaacatagtactcacctttaaactataatttattttacggtaatatttctttaataatccattttataaaaaataaactttttcaattttactttggtttttccccatcaagttataataaaatttagaaatatatataatttttgtctgcttttacagattttcgagtttagcggctaaatttgattttattaccCACCTTCTGATAAAACACcagatttgtataaaattctgTGCATCCACATCTGTTTTAATGTATATTGACTACTGATTTGTACCGCAATTCTCGTGCAGTATGATGCACAAAGCAAATGTGTGAATGAATGATAGAACGAAACGTTTTTAGCAGTAGTTTGTATTATTCGAGCAACCGAGACCGATTTGTATTTGCGAAACTAaccattttttcttttaattttttcttttgagtATAGTGTTTTTCCATTAGTTTCTTGAGGACACGCAAAATGCATCATATTCATAAACATATGTCTATATTTGGGCAtaacattcaatttttttagcaatttttggtgttatcaatttttctttgttttgattTATAGTCAAGCATTAGCAAAGTTATTTTTTCGGTCAATTCGTCCTTTAGAGTAGTATCGGTGACTGTGGCTAGATtaactttaataaaattcacaaaagcagtaTCATAATCGCAATATTGATTGCTATCATTGACAAAACTATTCGAGGACATTTGCTGTCCCAGACTATTGGTTGTTGGTGGAGTCCTTGCGGCCACTCTTCCGGTCGGTgtaaattttgttgattttattaTTAGAGGATCCTTTGGCGATCGTTTTATTTGTATGGGTGTTATTTTTGTTGCAACTAGCTTAGATGGTGGTATTTTTGCCGATCCTATTTTTGCTGGGGTTATTTTTGCTGCAGTTTGTTTTGCAGGTGTTACACGAACCTTTTGTTTATTTGCTGTGAAATTCTGCTTTGTAACTGCAGCAGCAGATATAATTTGTTGTGGTACTGGTTCTGTTGTATTGATGTCGACTTCATTTTCCATGTCCAATGTATTAACATCATCGTTATCAATTAATTCTTCATCAATTTCTATTTCAAAATCCATGGAATCATTTGAACGTGCTCTTTTCTGTGCCCGTGGCGATTCTTCGCAAAGGAATTCATCAAGGTGATCCGTTATAAGAGATTTATCATCTTCCATCTGCaagaaaattcaattgaaattcaaTATAATGATTGTGGTGtgtgtaattaaattaaaaaaaaaaaatgatgtgttaattttaatattaatctatatatataaaattcaatctatgtttgtttatttgtttgtttgtatgttccgagttggctccgaaacggctgaaccgatttagttgaaactttcagagatcgcagagggcgttcatgtggtgaaaatagggttcctcattttttgacacctggtcgcgaaggggggcctcccctccgtcggactttttgaaaattggaccaaagttgaccgatttgcttgatatttggtggcggaggggggcctcccctctaAAATTctcaattatctgagatttactgagaacatgtggtgaggttatggaattaatatggggtacccgatgatttcatatgttgatggggagggggaccacccccttGCCATACTCTTTgagacttggaacaaaattatgcgatttgcttgaaattttcattgaatgttggggttggcatctagacaaaaatccgctacattatttttcgatatttggtcggggaggggacccgatttttttttaagtaaaaacaaaactaaactcccccgactgaaattttacggaaaaaagggttatgaaatttatatcaggttcttaattttttaataaaaataaaagggcatagggagacatccgcttctcttaagtacatacagagaaacaattaaacttttaccgagttacttgaaatttacagaggactggggagaggttacgatattaatagttgatacctgattttgtgatatttggacggaagagaggccgcccttttaggcttatactttgcttgacattttctgggacgtttacaaaagatacgctacatcactttttgatatttagtcggggaggaggtcctcctctaaaactgaaaaaaaacaacaattcttaagttttcttgaaatttacacaggcagtgggggaaggttatgaacgaagaggcaaccttccttgccccacacttgaaggaaagtttcaagaatttacagggaaggttaggggtgctattcactacggtgtttgccgatattgtatcggggaaagtgacgtccctttaaaacaatagagcaaaatttaaacatcgccgatctacttgaaatttacagggaacgtgggaggaggtgattaaatttatacatgatttttaaattagtatatgatttttcgatatatggttggggaaggggaaaattgaaataaactttgtcgatttacttcgatagaatttgtagggaccattgagtagttgtgaaattaatatagggtacgtgatagtccgatatcaggtcggagtggagcgaaggtggggggagggttcccttttgtccgttttttttcttcttaaattgaaagtagagggttgtccgtaaatgggaactcggtacataattttatgatttttgcacaggcttctgccagacttctttttagtaaagaacttaaatttacatgaaattggcagccaacgcagagggtgcatcattttccaacattttagcaaatgttaatgtggtaaaattttttactatttttgctttttccgatttattggatgggaaacagtaattctttgtatgttattataatatagtgcttaattttcagatatgttgagaagaaggatacctttccttgacaaaccacacttaaaattcacaagaaatatagaagattgtccaactacttgaatacagaacattattaaaaaaaattggaggaaaatacctataaacgaaaaatcaagtagtccgatttgtttaaaagaattcaaatcttttcgaatttgttttcagcacgaaggatatagtttactaagttaacgcaaaatgttcctccaaatacgcttcggaatgcgcagcgaagcgggccgggttacgctagtatcaaTATATAATCAGTGAAAAGTATgtatatagaaacattttttctccgaacaaaatattcaattataattttaattgaaaatatttttgtatttaattacaatattaattgggttaattaaacttttcaataatttttttaacagaCTTTAtgctttaatttaatgaaaaagttaattgtaactTTGAATTGAGTATGTTCAAAACATcattcaactttttaattgaaaatattttggtgaaatttttctgtgtaggttttGGGCTATATATTAGATAATCTATATAAGAAAGAACGAAACCAACAATTTTGTTATACGTTTTTATCTTATAGAGAATTATTGATAATAAAAAacgtttattttaattcaattcaattgatgACCCAGTTTTAAGTATAGCCATGACCTGCTGTACCCAGAACTTGTTGTGCTAATATGATATTACAATTAATGCAATAATTCTATATATCATCTTATAAACACCGACTACTACTTTTAAACATTTAATAGGAATACTCCTTTCGATtcacattaaattaatttatgctTTGCTATAATTATTAATACTTACCATCTCAAATTCGTTTTCATCACTTGTTAAATTCTGCTTTAGATAAGGGTGTAAAAAGTTCATTTTTTCAAACCAATATGGTGTTGGAATATAGATCTCATCAGGACTTTCAGCGTTACGTATCAGCTCATTTTGCTTATTAATTTCCCGAGTATAACTGTTCCTTAAATACCATGTTTTTGTCTGCaagataaataatattttgaattatttacaaaaaaatactaaacaAAAAAGCTAGTAGTTATGttcatttataaattatatatatatatatatatatatatatatatatatatatatatatatatatatatatatatatatatatatatatatatatatatatatatatatatatatatatatatatatatatatatatatatatatatatatatatatatatatatatatatatatatatatatatatatatatatatatatatatatatatatatatatatatatatatatatatatatatatatatatatatatatatatatatatatatatatatatatatatatatatatatatatatatatatatatatatatatatatatatatatatatatatatatatatatatatatatatatatattgaattcatttatttcagtattgtaaatactataaatattaacaaattatgTAGATATTATATACGTTTTAATTAAGATATTTAACAGAATGAAccaatattattatttcttatataattaatacaaaattttttaaataaattcacaTTCTcctcattttttatataattgggTAGACTGTTGTATAATTGAAGGCCTTTGTAAAAAAGAGATCTCTGTGAAGCTGATGAATTTACGCGTTGTAATCTGAAGTCTCCTATATTTCTGAGGTTATATGGTTGTACATCTCCAACATATCGCAATCTTTCTGTGAGATAATCTGGTGCTTCGCCATTGTTCATTTTCCGAATCAGTTTAATGGTATTGAAAGTTAgtctttgttttatatttagcCATTTTAGAGTGCATAGCATAGTGTCTATTGCTGTATATCTATTGCATTTTAGTATTGCTCTCATCGCCTTGTTTTGCAGTTTTTGCATTCTTTCTATTTGTGTTTCCGTGCAACatgtatataaaattgttgaaCAGTATTCGAAATGCGGTTTGATTATCGTATTGTACACATTTATTGCAGTTAACGTGTTTATATTATTTCTTATTCTTTTAAAGAAGCCAATTTTCTTactaatttttctacaaatgtagTCAACATGTTCGTTAAGGTTTAATTTATAGTCAATTACGAAGCCAAGGTATTTTATTTGTGTCactttttctatttctttcCCATTTATCTCAAAATTATAGTCACTACTCATATTCAATTCCATTATCTTTGTTTTGCtctcatttaattttaatttattcatcaTTAACCATTTATTTATATGCTGCATGTCATTGTATATTTTGTTCCTACTTTCAGAATCCGAATTTCCTTCAGCGAAGATTAAAGTATCGTCCGCATACATAACAATTTCACATTCGTTCAACATTTTCGGCATATCGTTGATGTAGATTATAAATAGAAGTGCTCCGAGTATGGATCCTTGCGGTACACCaaaattattatgtatttttccagaTCTCGAGTCGTTTATTTTCGTAAATTGTTCTCTATTAGAGAGATATGATTTGAACCATCGCAGTTCTTTATCTCTAATACCATACATATAAAGTTTATCTATCATAATATCCCGGTCTATTGTTTCGAAAGCTCGTTTGAAGTCTAGAAATATCGCAGTTAGTCTGGTGTTTTTCGGTTtgtttttccatttatttattacataatTTACAGTCgtttcacatgaaaaattttttctaaatccaGATTGGTATTTCGATAGAATGCCATGATTCTCTATAAACTCTTCCAGTtgtatttttacaactttttctagaattttttcaaatgtttttagGGTATTAATTGGCCGAAACTCTTCGCTTTTCTTCGTGTTTTTTACTTTCTTAATCGGAGTTATCATCGTCTCTTTCCAACAGTTTGGAAATATGCCATCCTCGAGTGATTTATTTATAATGTTGAGCAGACTTTTTCCACATATTGACCATGTATCAAGAATTAATTTGGTATCAATGTTATAATAGTCGCGTTTGTTCTTCAGTCCTTTAACGACACTTTTTAGCCCATTCATATCAATTGTCCGAAATTTGAATTCCTGATCGAAATAATTTACATTGTTAAAATATTGCACATTTTGTATAGAGTTTCTTATATCGTTTACACTGTTTATAAAATACTCATTGAAAAGATTACTTATTTGCTCATTGTTCTCATATTCTACATCACTAAATATCACAGATTTGATCACATTTCGTCGTTTTTTCATCACAAGCTCTTTTATACTTTTCCACATGGTCTTCTGGTCCTTGGCTCGTGTTATTTGTTGGTTTACATATGCGTTTCTTGCATTACTTATAGCTACCTTGTATCTATTTCtaaacacaataaaattttcccacgaTTGTGTCGTATCCAAATATTTAGCTCTTCTATGCGCAGCGTTCTTCTCATATTTCAGAGTTTTTAACTCGTCGGTATACCATTTCTGATGTGAGcagttttcatttacaattttctttttaatacaTTTGGATACTGAAATGTTGAACACTTTGTCAAGGTCTTGGGCCAGAGCATTCACATCGCTATGCATTGTGTCACTCATAACGGATctcaaagtttctataaataaagTTCGATCGTATTTGAAATATTCGAATTCCTTGTACCGCGGACGTTTATTTTGTATTGTATCGCTTTTTATGTATATTCTAATCATTTCGTGATCGGATATAATATTCGACGGGTCCGTTTTTGCAGTTATTCTGTGGCTGTTCGTAAGAACGTAATCAATAAGTGTCTTAGAAGTCCTAGATATTCTTGTATATTCGTTtacaatttggttcaaattattGTCATAAATAGCACTTTTTAATTTGTTCCTGTATGTGTTATTTTTTAGCCAGTCTATATTTATATCACCCGCAATAATAATATCACAGTTATGTTCATAAATGTTTTCAAGAGATTCTTGAAACTTATCACAGAATTCGACCTCGGAACTACTTGGTGATCTATATATTGCACCTATTATTAATTTCACATTTCCTCTTACTGCTAAACAGTACAGAAACCAATATTTAGatgttacaacattttctagtattttgttTACGGTCCACTCTTgcttataatataaaataactcCCCCCGTGCGACTGGAGTTCGAATAACTTATGATTTGATTATAGCAATCTAAATTGATTTCACTATTGTCCACATCTTGTGTTATATGTGTCTCAGAAAATATCAGAAACTCAGGTTTTTCTGCTGTAGTTAATAGTTCCACTTGGCTAAAATTATTAGTTAATCCTTGAATATTTGTGTACATTACACATATTGACTTTAATTGTTATTCCACTAAACCCAATCGTTTCTTTTTGACATTTAATTTATGTAGATATACTTCACACTGTTTACTGTTGGTGTAATGGTTTTCATCTAATCCaagatttagttttttatttactCGTGTACAgttaatacatttatttatttgctctCTATCGCATTCCGTTGTTTTATGATTTCCCAGACATTTCAGACATGTTTCCTGATATGTACATTCATTTGATTTGTGATTATAGCCTTTACATTTGAAACACTGCTGTACACTGGTTCCGTCAAAGACTCTGCATCTTTCCCAACCAACATTTATTTTTGCAtccttcattatttcttcatacTTCTCGCCATTCACTTTTAGTTTGACATTATAAATGGTTTTATTATTTCGCTTTGTTtcatatattttccatattttaaacTGTCTATCTTccagtattttattttgctttattAATTTAGTATACAATTCGTCCTCTGAGTATTTAAATGATATGTCGGTTATGTTAACGCAGAACTCTATTGGAATTGCAACCTTAACTTCGTAATTTTCgcctagttatatatatatatatatatattatatatatatatatatatatatatatatatatatatatatatatatacacccagagaaatggttggttgtaattcgataattacaatgaggaaatgatgtcagtaacttattttttgttacaagaacaatgttttgattattttccccattatacatTCAACACGACCAAaaaaaagttcacaggatcaaaacgaaattcccataaccattcaattggttacaataaccaatgccgataaatttggttttatgctgcttaaaattgttgagctaaccaccagcatagtgagacctacatcatgggaatcaacaaatggttggtacaaccaaaagttgagtatactaacagaatcttagttcaattataggacgggcgtatggtagttgttgcaacaaataaatatttataccaacatcgacatggtaaatggcatgacgctacaaaatttgcaaaacggggaacaacatttacttgataatagtccgcaatacattgaataaactttatcccatagaaaagaagttgccttcaggtaagtatcgcaccaatttataaaaaaggaatattacaaaagtttccataaaaattgcaggcttcatacaccaacaaacacaaatactttttacggcaagcgagctgtttttattgtattaagaatacaggaagagtctaagtcgatctgtatttatatctagaggcttaaggaagaaatttctggcaagtatatattgaattaggttctgtagtttgaccacataattgcaacctaataaccatctgtcattggtatacaaacattacctataaaaaattgtaaattgtaatgtaaattgatctcacatatatgtagatcaaaagcctttgttgttataccttttgtatttattttcgtagtttattatgattgtaaatcttgtaataaattaataaaatctcaatataatctgccctttcatttgatattggaatttggttaggataatagtaaagaaaatcgagggcggttgcaccaacaaacaaaacaattaatatgaaattgcgacaaccaatgcaaagttgatccaacatactaccatgtagttacaattgccaaatgttagttgtgctgacagatatcattgatagttgatagaaccacctgctttcggttggcaaataattcggttgaggcaacgaatttgttttctgggtgtatatatatatatatatatatgagttaGTGTTGTTCGTaacatttctacagagataaaaactgctttcaattaaattaattaaaataaatttaaatcggctaatgttgTGGGGCGGagcacaaatttagtaaaaacaagtaagtaaagtctaaagtctggcgggccgactatattatacccttcacccctatgtaggccaaaatttgtgttaccatctcaactacttcacatttgctggaagctgtataaaggagacaatttttttacttctacaaaatctctagaattaaaatttaaatcggctaacgctatccagtcaattggaggaaacttccattgaaaatgggtctaaaatgtgtaacagtctaccttaTTTccacaactctggtgtacgtatatatgggagctatatataatctgaaccgattttgactaaatttgacatgtatagttagaataataattctgctatctatgcgaaatttcacgtaaatgggagtataactttggcccccctggtcatatgagtgtaaatcggacggaagatatatatgggggccctatctaaatctgaaccgttttcaaccaaatttggcacaattaccgatactactaaacgtactccttgtgcgaaatttgaagcaaatcacggcaaaaccctggattttgtggccatataagttcaaatcggatgaaagatatatatgggagctatatctaaatctgaatcgattttgaccatatttggcacatacaatagtatcgttaaaagtaccgcttgtgcaaaatttgaagtaagtcagggaaaaactctggcttttgagaccatataattccaaatcgggcgaaagatatatatgtgatctatatctaaatctgaaccgatttcaacaaaatttgacacacttaacgatactattaaacgtaccccttgtgcaaaatttgaagcaaatcacggtaaaactctggcttttgtggccatataagttcaaatcggacgaaagatatatatgggagctatatctaaatgtgaacctatatctaaatgtggatgtacgatatttcaagaaaatcggttgataaacacgccaactatgaccaaatcggggataaatatatatggcagctatatctaaatctggaccgacttttttccaaaaccaatagcgattgtctctgttccaagaaacggccctatgccaaatttgaggacgatcggtcttaaattgcgagctgtactttgtgcacaaaattacatatacagacagacggacggacggacagacagacggacatcgctaaatcgactcagaatttaattgtaagccgatcggtatactaaaagatgggtctaagaccactatttcttggcgttacatacaaatgcacacacttattataccctgtaccacagtagtggtgaagggtataaaaatattgaaagtgAAGTCTAAAGCCACTTTTATGCAATTTCGTATCAGTATCTTTACTAATTATCGGTCGacagatatgtattagaggtaaatttttgtaatttttacaagcttttgtttttacaatggcgattttacaaggaaaatatgattattttgatcatatttgaccaaattgcataaacatatatatggggacttTGCCAAAATGTGAGccgattttgaacaaatttggcacacattgctaaaatgttacctgcagtttctatgcaaaaaatcaaattaatcggAGTGAAATTATGACCTCCGGTGGTCATACGAGTCTAACacggatatatatgggagctatatctatatctaataAAGCAGTTAAACTGTTGCCtcaggggccatataagtgcatatcggacgaaagatgcaaaatttcatgtaaataggagaaaaactttgacctctgtggtcatatgagtttaaatcgggcgaagatacatatgggagctatatctaaatctaaacagatttcaaccaaaattagcaTGTACAGTTATAATACAAATTTAACtttctgtacgaaatttcaCACATATCGGAGCAAACCTCTGGCTTCAGGGGCCAAATAAGTGcatattgccaaatttgaagtcgattggactaaaactgcgatctagaATTTGAACGTGTtcaaagacagacggacatggctatatcgacttaggggcccaccctgagcatttttgccaaagacacgacactatgtgtctaactcgtctccttctggttgtggcaaacatatgcaccaactaagttattataccctgttccacagtgtggcgtataATGAGGATCATATG
Encoded here:
- the LOC142240499 gene encoding uncharacterized protein LOC142240499, with the protein product MEKPRKVEWTRNAVMALIDSWSKHDCLFDPENRFHHNKKARTNAISQILEDIKPLVKDLTFKDVKTKTWYLRNSYTREINKQNELIRNAESPDEIYIPTPYWFEKMNFLHPYLKQNLTSDENEFEMMEDDKSLITDHLDEFLCEESPRAQKRARSNDSMDFEIEIDEELIDNDDVNTLDMENEVDINTTEPVPQQIISAAAVTKQNFTANKQKVRVTPAKQTAAKITPAKIGSAKIPPSKLVATKITPIQIKRSPKDPLIIKSTKFTPTGRVAARTPPTTNSLGQQMSSNSFVNDSNQYCDYDTAFVNFIKVNLATVTDTTLKDELTEKITLLMLDYKSKQRKIDNTKNC